A section of the Hemibagrus wyckioides isolate EC202008001 linkage group LG04, SWU_Hwy_1.0, whole genome shotgun sequence genome encodes:
- the admb gene encoding pro-adrenomedullin: MKKVSQSILFWCLLAAFVPCVLSATIPPNSDGEKKVNAELQKKDLCVHNRSSEDSAENRDTGPPTSQNSDQTSGRMKRGCNLLTCSIHDLAYRINHLSNKTSNAPPRKISPCGYGRRRRRSLLRRSAAPAHGEGAI; this comes from the exons ATGAAGAAGGTCTCACAGAGTATTTTGTTTTGGTGCTTGCTGGCTGCTTTTGTGCCTTGTGTTTTAAGTGCAACAATTCCACCCAATTCAGATGGAGAAAAAAA AGTGAATGCAGAACTTCAGAAGAAGGATCTCTGTGTGCATAACAGGAGTTCAGAAGATTCAGCTGAGAACAGGGATACAGGGCCACCTACATCTCAGAACAG TGATCAGACAAGTGGAAGGATGAAACGGGGCTGTAACCTGCTCACCTGCTCAATACATGATCTAGCCTACCGCATCAATCATCTCAGTAATAAGACAAGTAACGCCCCCCCACGCAAGATCAGTCCCTGTGGCTATGGCCGGCGACGGAGGCGTTCCCTCCTCCGACGCTCCGCCGCTCCAGCCCACGGGGAGGGGGCCATCTGA